A genome region from Sebastes umbrosus isolate fSebUmb1 chromosome 22, fSebUmb1.pri, whole genome shotgun sequence includes the following:
- the LOC119481471 gene encoding ladderlectin-like isoform X3 — translation MLTVSLLVCAVMALTRAAAVAEAEPGERTGPLIQEVKSHMVKRYSLCPSDWTDSSGRCVLYFPLSKTWSNAERYCQDYGGNLASVHNLNDQQFIQSVILSITEKYPEAWLGGYDAQQEGTWFWSDGTPFKFDYWDKGQPDNNRGTGHCLVMNYSAQKKFDDQPCSRLWPFVCAKKP, via the exons ATGCTGACTGTGTCTCTACTCGTCTGTGCCGTGATGGCTCTGACCAGAGCTGCTG CTGTTGCAGAGGCAGAGCCAGGTGAGAGGACAGGACCGCTCATTCAAGAAG TGAAGAGTCACATGGTCAAGAGGTACTCACTTTGCCCCAGTGATTGGACTGATTCCAGTGGTCGCTGTGTCCTCTACTTTCCACTATCCAAGACCTGGTCTAATGCTGAG AGATATTGTCAGGACTATGGTGGAAACCTTGCATCAGTGCACAACCTCAATGACCAGCAATTTATTCAGAGTGTGATACTGAGTATCACTGAGAAATATCCAGAGGCATGGCTCGGAGGCTATGATGCACAACAG GAGGGTACCTGGTTCTGGAGTGATGGTACACCTTTTAAGTTCGACTACTGGGATAAAGGACAGCCTGATAATAATCGTGGGACTGGACATTGTCTGGTGATGAACTATTcag CTCAGAAGAAATTTGACGACCAGCCTTGCTCTCGCCTATGGCCGTTTGTCTGCGCCAAAAAGCCATGA
- the LOC119481471 gene encoding ladderlectin-like isoform X1: protein MLTVSLLVCAVMALTRAAAVAEAEPGERTGPLIQEVKSHMVKRYSLCPSDWTDSSGRCVLYFPLSKTWSNAERYCQDYGGNLASVHNLNDQQFIQSVILSITEKYPEAWLGGYDAQQEGTWFWSDGTPFKFDYWDKGQPDNNRGTGHCLVMNYSARRKFDDQPCYNRKPFVCAKKL from the exons ATGCTGACTGTGTCTCTACTCGTCTGTGCCGTGATGGCTCTGACCAGAGCTGCTG CTGTTGCAGAGGCAGAGCCAGGTGAGAGGACAGGACCGCTCATTCAAGAAG TGAAGAGTCACATGGTCAAGAGGTACTCACTTTGCCCCAGTGATTGGACTGATTCCAGTGGTCGCTGTGTCCTCTACTTTCCACTATCCAAGACCTGGTCTAATGCTGAG AGATATTGTCAGGACTATGGTGGAAACCTTGCATCAGTGCACAACCTCAATGACCAGCAATTTATTCAGAGTGTGATACTGAGTATCACTGAGAAATATCCAGAGGCATGGCTCGGAGGCTATGATGCACAACAG GAGGGTACCTGGTTCTGGAGTGATGGTACACCTTTTAAGTTCGACTACTGGGATAAAGGACAGCCTGATAATAATCGTGGGACTGGACATTGTCTGGTGATGAACTATTcag CTAGGAGGAAATTTGACGATCAGCCTTGCTATAACAGAAAGCCGTTCGTCTGCGCCAAAAAGCTATGA